The DNA segment CGCTTCTACAAATGAAAAATAATCCTTTTGCCAGGTTGATTTTGTTACTTTAAACTTTCCTGACTTAATAAAAAATAACGATGAACTTTTTGTACCTTCTTTGATTAATACTTGGCCGGAATTTATTTTTCTTTTGATTAATAATTTTGAGAGTTCTTGGATTTCAGAATTAGATAATTTTCTAAAATATGGATGAATTCGAAGTTCATCTCGTAATTGTACGTTTTCTTTATATTCATCCCAAATTCTTTTTCGATCTTTATCAGAATTGATAAATTTCAAAAAGGATGAAGTTGATAGTGTTAAAACTTTGGAATTTTCTTCAATGTAATATAATTGTTTACCAAGCGAATCAGAAGTGAATTCAGAAATTCCATACAGTGATTCCTCTTTTAATGTTTTAATCAATAACTCATTCTGATTGATTTTTAGTTTGATTTGAATTCTTCCAGTCTCTAATAATAAAATGGGAGTTGGATCATTTACATTTCCTCCAATTTTATCACCAGCAACTAACGATCTAAATTCAAAAAGTGAAATTATTTTCTTCTGATCGGAAGAAGAAAGTAGTGATAAAAAACTATCTTCTTTTACCAAATCTGAAATATCTTTGAAATTTCGTTTCAAATTTAATTCCTTGGATCAGCGTAACGAAACAAAATTTGATAAATGTTTTTTCTATCAATTACGATGTCAGCTACAACTTTTAAACCTGGAAATAACTGAAACTTTTTTCCATCTTGGTTTAAGTCCTGTGTTCCCAAAACTAAAATCACACTAAACGAATCCTTATCTTTCGTATTGGGTATGATTTGAGAAACAATTCCCTCTACTACACCAAAATCATTTTGGTGAAATGCTTTTACTTTAATGACTGCAGACAGTCCAAGTTTTACTGCACCAATGTCCTTACTACTAACTTCTACAATTGCTTCTAATGGTTGGCCTTCTTCCATAAGTGAAGCCACTGTTTGCCCACGGATGATGTTTTGTCCTACGTTATTAACAGCTAATTCACCAATCACACCAGAAAAAGGCATACGAATCACCGCATTTGCAACTCTTTCCTTTTTTAATTTGGTATCTCCGCGAAGACTTGCGATTATATTTTCTTCTCGTTGGATTTCATCTTTTAAGTTTCCAAATTCTTCATTAAACTCTAATAAACTTTGGTCATAAATGAACTTCGCACCAACTCCATTTTGAAAATCCATGTAAGCTTTTTTTAAACTTACAAATTTACTCAATACACCTCCTGATAAGGAAGATCCAGAATTATTTTCTAAATTATAAGCAAGATTTTTTGAAATTTTTTCAGCTTCACGTTTATTTCGAATTAACCGTTGTAATTTTTTTTCTTCGTAATCCAAATTATTCGCATCTTTAGAGAGTTCGATTTGTTGTTCTGAAAATTCTAATTCCATAATGGGATCTCCTTTTTTAAGAAAATCGCCTGATTTTACATACAAATTCGTGAGTGTACCTGTTTCTAGTGCTTCTACTACATAATAATTTCCTTTGGGACGAATGTTACCATTTGCTTGTACGACAACATCGACTCGTCCAAAAACTAAAAATAAAACAAAACAAAAAAAGAATACAGCGATGAGATATATACCCTTCTTTTCCCAGTTAGGTGCTGGATGTTTCAGTAATTCATCATAATAAGAAGCAGAATGCCTTGATTCCCAATTAGAATCTGTTTCTTTTAAGTTCTTAAATTTTTTAAACATGGCTATCCTCTTCGGTTAACGTAGGGAACAAATGATAATAGTAACCTTTTGTTTGGATCAATTCAGCATGCGTACCCATTTCAACGATACGACCTTCATCAAGGACAATGATTTTATCTGCACTCACTGTACTATGTAGTCGATGGGAGATTTGAATGACTGTTCGATCCAAAAAAACGGTTTCCCATTGTGATTGAATGTGAGCCTCCGTTTCTGAATCCAATGCAGAAGTAGGTTCATCTAAAAATAGAATACTTGGATTCGTTACTAAAGCACGTGCTATCGCAAGTCTTTGTTTTTGACCTCCCGATAATCCAACTCCAGACTCACCAATTTTGGTTTCATATTTCATCGGGAATCTATCCACAAAATGATCAACGGAGGCCAACTTGGCACCAGCTAATAATGATTCCATATGAAGTGATGGATTTTTTTTAGATAAATTTTCGGTTATGGTTCCAGAGAATAAAATGGGATTTTGTTCTACTGCCCCAAATTGGATTCTAACTTCTTCTGGATCAAGTGTAGATAAATCAAAAGAATCAACAAAAACTTTACCTTTCGTTGGGGAAAGTGTTCCCATCATAATTCGCATCATAGTCGATTTTCCACACCCACTTCGGCCAACGATCGCTATTTTTTCTCCTGCTTCAATATCCAAATTGATATCTTTCAGAATTTCAGGAGACCCTTCTGAGTATCGAAAACTTACATTGTCTAATTTAATTTTACCCGACAATCTAGGAAGCTCACCAAACGGCCGTAAACTGACAATTTCACCGGGAAGTGAATAAATTTCAGTGAGCCTCATACGAGATTCTCTTAACTCGTTTAGATCCTCATACAAATGGCATAATCTTACGATTGGTTCCATGAGTAAGGAGTAAAGGATTAGAAAACCTAAAAAACTTCCAAGTGATAATTGTTCATCTAAAACAAGATTCACTCCATAGGCGATAACTGAAATCAAACCAATTTGCTCAAAGAATTTGCTAATCAATTCAAGGATGTGAACTCTTTTTCCCACTCTTAAGTTTGTTAAGATAGTCCTTGCAATTTCATTTAAACCTTTTGCAAGATAACGACTTTCGATAGAAGAAGCTTTGATTAATGGAATGCCTGAAAACAAAGATAGAAAAAAGGAAGTTGTTTTTTTCTTCGATTCGAAACTATGTTTTTGCAACTTTTTGATTTTTGAACTGGAACGAACGACTACGATTGCATAAACGATTAAGAAAAATAATCCGACAATTGATAATCCACCATCCAATCGAAATAAAATGAATAAATAAATCGGAAGTGTGATTAGGTCCAAAATTAAAAACAAACCAGATCTTTGTGTGATTTCCAAAATTCTTTGGTTTTCTTTTAGTCTTTGTGTAAAATCTCCGGTTTCAAATTTACGAAACTCTGGAAGAGTTAGATTCAAGATATGTTGAAAAAAACGAACAAAGTAATTATATTCCAAATTTTGCATGAGTCCAATCGAGATCAAATTTCGGAAAAGGGAAAACAATGATTGAAAAAATACGGAAAGAGTTACTCCAAATACAATTGTAAATAAAAAGTTACGATCAGAAAAAACTAAAACTTGGTCAACAATCTGGCGAATTAAATAAGGCAACGAAAGAGATAAGATTGCTGAAAAAAAAGTAGCCACCATTACCCAACGAATTTCTTTCTTTTTGGGACTAAATAACATCCTTAGTTCTTTAAAAAAACTAATCAAACTTACTTCTGCTGACAAACTGCTTGGAGCGAGAGAAAATTGTAAGATCACTCCATCCCAAAGTTTTAGAAATTGTTCAGTAGATAATTCATAGACACCTTTAATGGGATGTGAGATTAAAATTGCATCTAATTCAGGATCAACTAAATACAATAAACATGGAATATTTTCATCGTCAGTGATGAATACTGGATTCTCTAAACTAGTTAATTCTGAAAAAGGTATATGAAGTTGTTTTGTTAAAAAACCAAGTTTTTCTAATTCAATTGCTAATTCAAAAATCCCAGGAACAATATTTCGACTCAGTTCATTTTTAATTCTAATTTTCCAATTAGATGGGAGAGCTTTATCAAAAGTCCTTAATGCCAATTCGGAACAAACCAAACCAACTAGGCTCATTTGGTCTGTTGTCACCTGTTCGATTAAAATTGTCCGAGTTGTTTTTCTGATTTCAAATCGTTTGGAGACAAAAGGACGAATTGAATTTTCTTCTTTTTCTTTGGATTTATATGTGGAATATCGTAAGAGCCTTGATTGAACAATCTCTTCAAGTTTGTTACCTTTTTCTGCACCAATGACCTTACGAAAAACATTTCCTGGAATTTGATAGAGTTCGGAGTCTTCTGCTGTGATGGCACTTGCTAATCTTTTTTGTTGTTTAAAGATCGCAATTTCACCGAGTATATCACCGGATTTCATAATCGAGATGATTTTCCTAGGATTTTCAGTTCTGATTTGAATTTTTCCAGAACGGACTATGTAGGCTGATTCTCCAGACTCACCTTCAACAAAAATGAATTCACCTTGTGGAACTTTAATGAGTTGTATCGATTTTAGAATGGATTTAATTTCTTCAGGAGATAGTTCATCAAAAAAACTTAATTTGCGAACATAATGAAATTTTTCTTGTTCTTCTTCTCTGTGTTTTGCTTTTTCTGCAATTTCAGGATGAGATTCAACTAACTTCAAAAAACGAGAAGTTGGTAATAATAAAACAATAGAAGGTTCTAATGCATAATAATCATGTTTTGATGGTGTTTTTGTTAAAGTGATTCTTTCTCCTATCGACTCACCTTCTTCAACGAATGCATACCTTCCTAAATGAAGGTCCTCTTTGTTTTGTTTCATTCCAAATTTGCCCGTGAGAACAAAATGAATGTACTCAGGCATTTGGTTTGCCTTGATTAATATTTGTCCTATCCGAACAAATTTTACTTCGATAAAAGGAATTAATGCTTCTCGTTCTGAATCGTCTAACTCTGCTAATAAATAATTAGATCGAAATACATTACGAATTTTTTCAAGATTACGCCTAACTTCTGATTGCATTTATTTTTCCGCTAACATGAGCATATGAGTCACAGGGAAATCAAAAGGGATTAGGTCTGCTGTTTGTTTTGGATTTGGGATGCTCGCTAAAAAAAGTTTTATTTTTCCTTCATATCGATTTTTTACGAGCCACTCATTTCGATAGGCATGGGAATTTGGGGAAATTTTAAATCCAATTGATTCTAATTGTTCTTTCCACTCGTCAAAACTCCAAAAACAAAAGGACTCGTGCATTTCACTTTTCCAATTGTCTGTATAATCTTTTTTTGAGATGTATTCGCAGATATCCTTAAGTTTCATACGGTGGTATTCTATACCATCGACTAAAATGGAAGACGTCCTAAGCACATAACCTTCCTCTTTACGAAAGTCTTGTTGGAATTGGAAAAATCGTTGTTTTGTAGATAAAGATTCCAAGTATTCTTTGAAACTAACATATTTCCCTGGACCAAGACCTTGGTTTGTACTCGAATCCTCTTCCATCCAGACATAAACTTCCGTTTCTTTGTCTTCTGGACCCACAACATCCCGATTGATCCAAACCCCTCCATACACAAGTTCCTCAAAACGGTTTTTGATAAATGCCAGTAGTTGAGACCTGTCACCGTAAGATTCGATTTCATGGGTCAGAGAGGATGTATGTATGGCATTCATACTGAGCCGTGGATATACAAGTCCACTCACTGCATTTTTACGCAAAAAAAATACATTGGGATTTTGGAACTCACCATTTTCTTTTCTTTGTTCACAGATATGGTAAAGATGGCGTGCGATTTCCACTCCATAAAAATCTGATTCCGTATACTTTGGATCCTGGCAGACAAGTTTGATCCATGAACCAACAGCACAACCGATATCCCCAATTCGACCAGGTTTCAAAAATGGAATTGTTTCTTGGAATTTGAGTTCGGCGATTTCATCCATCTCACGGACATAGGTGTTATAATCCCGAGATTCGGTTAGGTCTCCATCATCTCCGATCAGAGAATCAGAAAATAACATATCTACTTTTTCAAATAAACCATAATCCTTCCACAAACGGATACAGGCAGGATCAAGATTTTGTTTCGATTGTTTATGTTTTAAAACAATACTTTCTAATTCTTCCCAAGGAAGTTTCGCAAAAAACGAATCAGCTGAACCAGGGACTTTTTCAACTGGTAGGACTTTGAATCCAAGTTCCAGATACAAGTTCGCCACAGGAGTTGAACAAAGGACAATTGTATTCTCAGGAGTTAATTTTATCATTAACTCAGTTTCTACTTCAATTTTTTTAATTGTATACGAAGCAAAGTTAGGTGACTGACCAATATCATCAATGGGAATTACAAAACTTGGAATGTTTAGTTCTCTGGAGAAATCTTGAATCATCATCGCCCTTTGGTAAAGGGGAAGTGGGTTACGCCTTGTGTTGTTATGATTGGCCGATGTAACGGCAAAGATGATGGCACTTGGCTGTTTGGAAATTTGTAATGGATTTCCAAACACATCCAATTCTTCCGAGAGTCCCATGTTTACCAAACGAAGTAAGTATTCCTTTTGGTACCTGGTGAGGAGATGGTGACGCCCCGGAAGGAGTAGGTACATTTTGTACTATGCTTTAGGGTTTTCTAAAACAATCGCGATTCCTTGTCCTCCACCGATACAAAGAGAAGCAACACCATACTTCACTCCACGTCTTTGCATCTCAAGCGCAAGAGTTAAAGTCACACGGTTACCCGATGCTCCGAGTGGATGCCCAATCGCAACGGCTCCACCGTTCACATTGGTGATCTTTGGATCAAGACCAAGTTCCTTTTGTACCGCTAAGTACTGAGCTGCAAATGCTTCATTCACTTCGACTAGTCCAATGTCTTTTAAACTCAGTCCTGCTTTTTGTAATGCCGCTGGAATTGCAATTGCAGGTCCAATTCCCATCTTTGCAGGATCACAACCAGCGTGGCCCCACGATTTAACTATAGCGAGTGGTTCTTTACCGAGTTTTTTTGCTTGGGATGCGGAGGCTACAATCATAGCGGAAGCTCCATCATTGATTCCTGATGCGTTTCCTGCAGTTACCGAACCATCTTTTTTAAAGGCTGGTTTTAAAGTGGCAAGTTTTGCTCCACCTGCTTTTCCTTTGATGAATTCATCCTTATCAAACACAATTGGATTTTTCCCATTGATCGTGATAGGATGAATTTCTTCTTTTAGAATTCCTTTGTTAGTTGCTTCTTCTGCTCGTTCTTGCGAAGTTGCTGCCCAAGCATCTTGTTCTTCTCTGGAAATTTTGTATTGGTCAGATAAGTTTTCTGCCGTCATTCCCATCGGAAGTTCTACATAAATGTCAGTTAATCCTTGTGCGAGTGAATCTTCAAATTCTGCATTTCCATAACGAACTCCAAACCTTGCATTGCGTACAACATAAGGTGCATTACTCATGGATTCCACTCCACCAGCAAGAACAGTGTGTGCTTCACCTAACATGATCTTTTTAGCAGCTTGGATCACAGCTTCCATTCCTGAACCACAAAGTCTGTTGAGTGTTAATGCAGGACTTGCAATCGGAACCCCTGATTTTAGCCCGATGTGACGAGCCAAATAAATTCCGTCTTTTCCTGTTGGGATAACATTTCCAAAAATACTTTCTTCAATTATAGAAGGATCAACTCCAGTTTTTTGGAGTGCTGCTTTTGATACTTCGACCCCAAGGTCTACGGCACTCATGTCTTTGAGTGTTCCGCCAAAACTACCGAATGCGGATCTCAGTCCGCCCAAAATGTAAACTTGTTCCATAGATACCAGGAATGGGCAAAATTGGTCACCTGTCAGCTAAGAATTGAAATTTCACTTGAAAGAGAATGCCCGTTCAATAGACTTCCTGCATGAATCGAGAACCAATGTTCGGCCTAGACACAGGTTTTGTTTCCAAACAAACAGCAGGCCTCATTCGAGGGATCCTCCAAAAACGTTATTCCATTGGAGAAAGTTCCATTCCCTTATTTTCTTCCCCTTCCCCATTGTACCCAGGTCTAGAACTCATTTCTGACAAAGGACAAAATCCCATTGAATCACGATTACTCGTGGGAAGTATTCGGATGGGATACGGTCACCACAGGATGGCACTTTCTGTGTATTCCCACTCTTTGAAAAAAAACATCCCTACTTACTTACACGATTTACTTGCCATCACCTCTCCGGAATCGAAAGCCATTGCCGACATCGATTCTGGATATAGTTTTTTCTCTCGGATGAGTGCTGAGATCGGTGGTCCTGTGGAATGGATTTGGGGACAACTTATGTCGCAAGGAAATCTAACCTCTCTTGAACTTTCTTGCCAACTTGCCACTCTGTACAAAGGACTCATGAATGGAATTCCAAAAGATTCACCTGTCATCACCACATACCCGTTAAATGGTCAGATTGCAGTTGCCTCTGGTTTTAACAAAACCATTCATTTGATTTGCGATAACTACCCTCAATACTACTTACTCGTTCCTGGAGCTTTAAACTTAGTCCAATCCCCTTCCTCTTATACCAAGTTTATCGAAATGGGTGTACCAAAAGACAACCTTGCTGTTGCTGGACATTGGGTATCAGAAGACATTGTTTCCAATGCAGTGACGGATTCTGAAAACCGAGTGAGAAGGATTGATTCTAAAAAAATTCGAAGGTTCTTAATCCCAATAGGTGGAGCGGGTGCACAAAAAGGTTATATTTTAGATCTCTTACGTTTGACCAAGTCGTATCTCACCAACAGAAAAGCAGTGTATTGGATTAACACTGGTGACCATGTGAAAGTGCTCAAAGCGATTGAAGAGTATTTGATTTTTCAGAAAATACCATATTTATCGATTGATTCTTGGGAAGACCTACTAACATTCATTACA comes from the Leptospira ellinghausenii genome and includes:
- a CDS encoding DUF6938 domain-containing protein, yielding MFGLDTGFVSKQTAGLIRGILQKRYSIGESSIPLFSSPSPLYPGLELISDKGQNPIESRLLVGSIRMGYGHHRMALSVYSHSLKKNIPTYLHDLLAITSPESKAIADIDSGYSFFSRMSAEIGGPVEWIWGQLMSQGNLTSLELSCQLATLYKGLMNGIPKDSPVITTYPLNGQIAVASGFNKTIHLICDNYPQYYLLVPGALNLVQSPSSYTKFIEMGVPKDNLAVAGHWVSEDIVSNAVTDSENRVRRIDSKKIRRFLIPIGGAGAQKGYILDLLRLTKSYLTNRKAVYWINTGDHVKVLKAIEEYLIFQKIPYLSIDSWEDLLTFITRHPLRSDDNENNPPVVLFHFPTHTEAFSATDRLIRIADVLVTKPSELAFFPIPKLFIRRVGDHEAASVIRSLELGEGTVECREVMHAKELVQIFTESDDLLLRMNESIIKNTIEGIYNGSKTAVEMATAK
- a CDS encoding methyltransferase domain-containing protein, translated to MYLLLPGRHHLLTRYQKEYLLRLVNMGLSEELDVFGNPLQISKQPSAIIFAVTSANHNNTRRNPLPLYQRAMMIQDFSRELNIPSFVIPIDDIGQSPNFASYTIKKIEVETELMIKLTPENTIVLCSTPVANLYLELGFKVLPVEKVPGSADSFFAKLPWEELESIVLKHKQSKQNLDPACIRLWKDYGLFEKVDMLFSDSLIGDDGDLTESRDYNTYVREMDEIAELKFQETIPFLKPGRIGDIGCAVGSWIKLVCQDPKYTESDFYGVEIARHLYHICEQRKENGEFQNPNVFFLRKNAVSGLVYPRLSMNAIHTSSLTHEIESYGDRSQLLAFIKNRFEELVYGGVWINRDVVGPEDKETEVYVWMEEDSSTNQGLGPGKYVSFKEYLESLSTKQRFFQFQQDFRKEEGYVLRTSSILVDGIEYHRMKLKDICEYISKKDYTDNWKSEMHESFCFWSFDEWKEQLESIGFKISPNSHAYRNEWLVKNRYEGKIKLFLASIPNPKQTADLIPFDFPVTHMLMLAEK
- a CDS encoding acetyl-CoA C-acetyltransferase codes for the protein MEQVYILGGLRSAFGSFGGTLKDMSAVDLGVEVSKAALQKTGVDPSIIEESIFGNVIPTGKDGIYLARHIGLKSGVPIASPALTLNRLCGSGMEAVIQAAKKIMLGEAHTVLAGGVESMSNAPYVVRNARFGVRYGNAEFEDSLAQGLTDIYVELPMGMTAENLSDQYKISREEQDAWAATSQERAEEATNKGILKEEIHPITINGKNPIVFDKDEFIKGKAGGAKLATLKPAFKKDGSVTAGNASGINDGASAMIVASASQAKKLGKEPLAIVKSWGHAGCDPAKMGIGPAIAIPAALQKAGLSLKDIGLVEVNEAFAAQYLAVQKELGLDPKITNVNGGAVAIGHPLGASGNRVTLTLALEMQRRGVKYGVASLCIGGGQGIAIVLENPKA
- a CDS encoding peptidase domain-containing ABC transporter, whose product is MQSEVRRNLEKIRNVFRSNYLLAELDDSEREALIPFIEVKFVRIGQILIKANQMPEYIHFVLTGKFGMKQNKEDLHLGRYAFVEEGESIGERITLTKTPSKHDYYALEPSIVLLLPTSRFLKLVESHPEIAEKAKHREEEQEKFHYVRKLSFFDELSPEEIKSILKSIQLIKVPQGEFIFVEGESGESAYIVRSGKIQIRTENPRKIISIMKSGDILGEIAIFKQQKRLASAITAEDSELYQIPGNVFRKVIGAEKGNKLEEIVQSRLLRYSTYKSKEKEENSIRPFVSKRFEIRKTTRTILIEQVTTDQMSLVGLVCSELALRTFDKALPSNWKIRIKNELSRNIVPGIFELAIELEKLGFLTKQLHIPFSELTSLENPVFITDDENIPCLLYLVDPELDAILISHPIKGVYELSTEQFLKLWDGVILQFSLAPSSLSAEVSLISFFKELRMLFSPKKKEIRWVMVATFFSAILSLSLPYLIRQIVDQVLVFSDRNFLFTIVFGVTLSVFFQSLFSLFRNLISIGLMQNLEYNYFVRFFQHILNLTLPEFRKFETGDFTQRLKENQRILEITQRSGLFLILDLITLPIYLFILFRLDGGLSIVGLFFLIVYAIVVVRSSSKIKKLQKHSFESKKKTTSFFLSLFSGIPLIKASSIESRYLAKGLNEIARTILTNLRVGKRVHILELISKFFEQIGLISVIAYGVNLVLDEQLSLGSFLGFLILYSLLMEPIVRLCHLYEDLNELRESRMRLTEIYSLPGEIVSLRPFGELPRLSGKIKLDNVSFRYSEGSPEILKDINLDIEAGEKIAIVGRSGCGKSTMMRIMMGTLSPTKGKVFVDSFDLSTLDPEEVRIQFGAVEQNPILFSGTITENLSKKNPSLHMESLLAGAKLASVDHFVDRFPMKYETKIGESGVGLSGGQKQRLAIARALVTNPSILFLDEPTSALDSETEAHIQSQWETVFLDRTVIQISHRLHSTVSADKIIVLDEGRIVEMGTHAELIQTKGYYYHLFPTLTEEDSHV
- a CDS encoding HlyD family efflux transporter periplasmic adaptor subunit, translating into MFKKFKNLKETDSNWESRHSASYYDELLKHPAPNWEKKGIYLIAVFFFCFVLFLVFGRVDVVVQANGNIRPKGNYYVVEALETGTLTNLYVKSGDFLKKGDPIMELEFSEQQIELSKDANNLDYEEKKLQRLIRNKREAEKISKNLAYNLENNSGSSLSGGVLSKFVSLKKAYMDFQNGVGAKFIYDQSLLEFNEEFGNLKDEIQREENIIASLRGDTKLKKERVANAVIRMPFSGVIGELAVNNVGQNIIRGQTVASLMEEGQPLEAIVEVSSKDIGAVKLGLSAVIKVKAFHQNDFGVVEGIVSQIIPNTKDKDSFSVILVLGTQDLNQDGKKFQLFPGLKVVADIVIDRKNIYQILFRYADPRN